One genomic segment of Paenibacillus antri includes these proteins:
- a CDS encoding glycoside hydrolase family 43 protein, which translates to MAERTKPTNEPLVTHIYTADPSAHVFEGKLYIYPSHDLDYEAESNDNGDQYAMEDYHVLSMDDPASSKAVDHGEALHLRDIPWAKKQLWAPDAAYKNGTYYLFFPAKDHDDIFRLGVATSASPAGPFAPQPSYIPGSYSIDPAVWIDDDGAAYVYFGGLWGGQLEKWQTGEFRPDATGPSGSEPALGPRVARLTDDMLAFEGTPKEISIVDEDGRPIQAGDEDRRYFEGPWMHKYNGKYYLSYSTGTTHKLVYAVGDDPQGPFTFKGTILTPVIGWTTHHSIVEYKGKWYLFYHDSSLSGGVNHKRCVKCTELFYNEDGTIRTIEPYE; encoded by the coding sequence ATGGCAGAGCGAACGAAACCGACGAACGAACCGTTAGTGACGCATATCTACACGGCCGATCCGTCGGCTCACGTTTTCGAAGGAAAACTATACATCTATCCGTCCCACGATCTGGACTACGAAGCGGAGTCGAACGATAACGGCGACCAATACGCGATGGAGGACTATCATGTTCTCTCGATGGACGATCCCGCCTCGTCGAAGGCGGTCGACCACGGCGAAGCGCTTCACCTCCGGGACATCCCATGGGCCAAGAAGCAGCTGTGGGCGCCGGACGCCGCTTACAAGAACGGAACGTATTACTTGTTCTTCCCGGCGAAAGATCATGACGATATTTTCCGTCTCGGGGTCGCGACGAGCGCAAGCCCTGCCGGTCCGTTCGCGCCGCAGCCGAGCTACATTCCGGGCAGCTACAGCATCGACCCGGCCGTATGGATCGACGACGACGGAGCGGCGTACGTCTACTTCGGCGGCCTCTGGGGCGGGCAGCTGGAGAAGTGGCAGACGGGCGAGTTCCGGCCCGATGCGACGGGCCCGTCCGGGTCCGAGCCGGCGCTCGGACCGAGGGTCGCCCGCCTGACGGACGATATGCTCGCCTTCGAAGGGACGCCGAAGGAAATCTCGATCGTCGACGAGGACGGACGGCCGATCCAAGCCGGCGACGAGGATCGAAGATACTTCGAAGGGCCGTGGATGCACAAATATAACGGCAAGTATTATTTGTCTTATTCGACGGGCACGACCCATAAGCTCGTATACGCGGTCGGCGACGACCCGCAGGGCCCCTTCACGTTCAAGGGCACGATCCTCACGCCCGTCATCGGCTGGACGACGCATCATTCGATCGTCGAATATAAGGGCAAATGGTATTTGTTTTACCACGACTCGTCGCTCTCCGGCGGCGTCAACCACAAGCGCTGCGTGAAGTGCACCGAGCTGTTCTATAACGAGGACGGCACGATTCGGACGATCGAGCCGTACGAGTAA
- a CDS encoding DoxX family protein: MKRAIGVVQALLVAGFLMAGSSKLFSSAEQIRAMFTETMGLGAGFMYVVGAIETIAALALIVGFWKREIAAFSAAVLTIVMIGAVAATLIAGLGADVVMQLLYLVLLALFLPAKLGGFGRLGAGRSGVARTK; the protein is encoded by the coding sequence ATGAAACGGGCGATCGGCGTTGTTCAAGCGTTGTTGGTCGCGGGTTTTCTGATGGCGGGTTCAAGCAAGCTGTTCTCGAGCGCCGAGCAGATCCGGGCGATGTTCACGGAGACGATGGGACTGGGAGCGGGCTTTATGTACGTCGTAGGGGCGATAGAGACGATCGCGGCGTTGGCGCTGATCGTCGGGTTCTGGAAGCGCGAGATCGCGGCTTTCTCGGCGGCGGTATTGACAATCGTCATGATCGGGGCGGTGGCGGCGACGCTCATTGCCGGGTTGGGAGCGGACGTCGTCATGCAGTTGTTGTATTTGGTACTCCTGGCGTTGTTCTTGCCGGCGAAGCTCGGAGGCTTCGGTCGCCTGGGGGCCGGGCGGTCCGGCGTTGCAAGAACGAAATAA
- a CDS encoding LysR family transcriptional regulator, with protein MEVNLEWYRVFYEAAKTGSLTGAAERLHITQPAVSHTLKQLEATLGAALFFRTTKGVRLTAEGEALFGYVQQALGMVEAGERTVADMRQLTRGEVHIGASDTLCKHYLLPYLEKFHRDYPEIRIHVTNRTTPETIALLKEGAIDFGIVNMPAADPKVDFRGSAPIQDILVGRPDDDAVAQAPLSLERLASYPLLMLESGGSTRRFLDDFALRRGVRLRPDFELGSIDLLAQFASGGFGLAFVPRQYVEAELRDGRLVEIAIDPPLPERRVGIATLRGVPPSTAAKRLLGLLP; from the coding sequence GTGGAAGTCAACTTAGAGTGGTACCGCGTATTTTACGAAGCGGCGAAGACAGGAAGTCTGACGGGCGCCGCGGAGCGGCTGCACATTACGCAGCCGGCGGTCAGCCATACGCTGAAGCAGCTCGAGGCGACGCTCGGCGCGGCGCTGTTCTTTCGCACGACGAAAGGCGTGCGGCTGACGGCGGAAGGCGAAGCGCTATTCGGGTACGTCCAACAAGCGCTCGGCATGGTGGAAGCCGGGGAGAGAACCGTCGCGGACATGCGTCAGCTGACGCGGGGAGAAGTGCATATCGGCGCCAGCGATACGCTGTGCAAGCATTACTTGCTGCCGTATTTGGAGAAATTTCACCGGGATTACCCGGAGATCCGCATTCACGTCACGAACCGGACGACGCCGGAGACGATCGCGCTTCTGAAGGAAGGCGCGATCGACTTCGGCATCGTGAATATGCCCGCGGCGGATCCGAAGGTCGACTTCCGCGGCAGCGCGCCGATTCAGGACATCCTCGTCGGCCGACCGGACGACGACGCGGTCGCGCAAGCTCCGCTGTCGTTGGAGCGGCTTGCGTCGTATCCGCTGCTGATGCTCGAGTCCGGCGGCAGCACGCGGCGGTTCCTCGACGACTTCGCGCTTCGGCGCGGGGTTCGCCTTCGGCCGGATTTCGAGCTCGGCAGCATCGACTTGCTCGCCCAATTCGCAAGCGGCGGCTTCGGGCTCGCCTTCGTTCCCAGGCAGTACGTCGAGGCGGAGCTCCGGGACGGACGGCTCGTCGAGATCGCGATCGACCCGCCGCTCCCCGAACGTCGCGTCGGCATCGCCACGCTCCGCGGAGTTCCGCCTTCGACCGCGGCGAAGCGATTGCTGGGGCTGCTCCCGTAA
- a CDS encoding adenylosuccinate synthase: protein MTVTAIVGANWGDEGKGKMTDVLAEGASYVVRFQGGSNAGHTILNRHGKFALRLLPSGVFHPNATNVIGPGTALDVEVLLQELSMLEERGVPAPRLRVSDRAQLVLPAHRLLDELEEGRLGEGSFGSTKRGIAPFYADKYAKIGVQAADLFDEPRLRSRIERQLESKNVLFRHLYGREPLRADDAADALLAQAERLRPYVCDASELLYEAVRRGESVLLEGQLGALRDPDHGIYPYSTSSSPLAGFASVGAGLPAGSIANVLAVTKAYSSCVGAGPFATELSGSAAEELRRRGGDAGEYGAVTGRPRRVGWFDAVATRYGCRLQGATEVALTNLDVLGYLDRLPVCTAYRLEDGRVVGRFPTTGALEKAAPVLETLDGWLCDIADCRTFEALPPAARRYVEFVESSIGVPVSYVSVGPRREQLIRRR, encoded by the coding sequence ATGACGGTTACGGCGATCGTAGGCGCCAATTGGGGTGACGAAGGCAAGGGGAAGATGACGGACGTACTGGCGGAAGGTGCGTCTTACGTCGTACGGTTTCAAGGCGGCAGCAACGCGGGTCATACGATACTGAACCGGCATGGGAAGTTCGCGCTGCGTCTGCTGCCGTCCGGCGTATTTCATCCGAACGCGACGAACGTGATCGGGCCGGGGACGGCGCTGGACGTCGAGGTGCTGCTGCAGGAGCTTAGCATGCTGGAGGAGCGGGGCGTCCCGGCGCCGCGGCTGCGCGTGTCGGACCGAGCGCAGCTCGTGCTGCCGGCGCACCGGTTGCTTGACGAGCTGGAGGAGGGGCGGCTTGGCGAAGGGAGCTTCGGCTCCACGAAGCGGGGCATCGCGCCGTTCTACGCGGACAAGTACGCGAAGATCGGCGTGCAGGCGGCCGATCTCTTCGACGAGCCGCGGCTCCGGAGCCGTATCGAGCGGCAGCTCGAGTCGAAGAACGTGCTGTTTCGCCATCTCTACGGGCGCGAGCCGCTCCGCGCGGACGACGCGGCGGACGCGCTGCTCGCGCAGGCGGAGCGGCTGAGGCCCTACGTCTGCGACGCGAGCGAGCTGCTTTACGAAGCGGTTCGGCGCGGCGAGTCCGTCCTGCTCGAGGGACAACTCGGCGCCTTGCGCGACCCGGACCACGGCATCTACCCGTACTCGACGTCGTCCTCGCCGCTGGCCGGCTTCGCGTCCGTCGGAGCGGGGCTGCCGGCGGGAAGCATCGCGAACGTACTCGCCGTTACGAAGGCATACTCGAGCTGCGTCGGCGCCGGCCCGTTCGCGACCGAGCTGAGCGGCTCCGCCGCCGAGGAGCTCCGCCGCCGCGGCGGCGACGCGGGGGAATACGGGGCGGTGACGGGCCGCCCGAGGCGCGTCGGCTGGTTCGACGCCGTCGCGACGCGGTACGGATGCCGGCTGCAAGGGGCGACCGAGGTCGCGCTGACGAACCTCGACGTGCTCGGGTACTTGGACCGCCTCCCGGTATGCACGGCGTATCGCCTGGAAGACGGCCGCGTCGTCGGGCGCTTCCCGACGACCGGAGCGTTGGAGAAGGCCGCTCCGGTGCTCGAGACGCTCGACGGTTGGCTTTGCGACATCGCAGACTGCCGAACGTTCGAGGCGCTTCCGCCCGCGGCAAGGCGGTACGTCGAATTCGTCGAGTCGTCGATCGGCGTTCCGGTTTCGTACGTATCCGTCGGTCCCCGGCGGGAACAACTCATTCGGCGGCGGTAA
- a CDS encoding DUF3221 domain-containing protein — protein sequence MSAFRRTSVWILALSLLSAATIAGCRGTFEDRAVGPPPGIEGYVVKKQDDRMLVVAADRSAIWFSSAPRKAKVGQRVQVWYGESQESYPARAKADRATIVLSPKPSGADLSEADAVREALRAYESAAVPVVRQAEYDAALDQWSVTIGVEDAEKVERVKDAPE from the coding sequence ATGAGCGCGTTTCGCCGTACGTCGGTTTGGATTTTGGCGCTGTCGTTGTTGTCGGCCGCGACGATCGCGGGGTGCCGGGGGACGTTCGAGGATCGAGCCGTCGGGCCGCCTCCAGGGATCGAAGGGTATGTCGTGAAGAAGCAGGACGATCGTATGTTGGTCGTCGCGGCGGATCGCTCGGCGATCTGGTTTTCCTCGGCGCCGAGGAAGGCGAAGGTCGGTCAGAGGGTGCAGGTGTGGTACGGCGAATCGCAAGAATCGTACCCGGCGCGGGCGAAAGCCGATCGCGCGACGATCGTCCTCAGCCCGAAGCCGTCCGGCGCGGATTTATCGGAGGCGGACGCGGTGCGGGAAGCGCTGCGGGCTTACGAATCCGCGGCGGTCCCGGTCGTTCGCCAAGCCGAGTACGACGCGGCGCTCGATCAATGGAGCGTCACGATCGGAGTCGAAGACGCGGAGAAGGTCGAACGGGTGAAGGACGCACCGGAATAA